In Anthocerotibacter panamensis C109, the sequence GGATCAGCGATGCGCTTGATGCTATAAATAAAGTCGTCACTCGTCACCTCGCGGCCCTTACCCCCTGTGGCCTCAAAGCAGGGGTCATCCTGGAAACGCATTCCTTTTTTTAGCTTTAGGGTCCAAGTCTCGCCGCCATCGGCGCGGGGAGTGCGCACAGGCGGACCCTCTGCCAGGAGTGGCTCGACTTTAAACTTTGTCCGATTGAGATAACCATACTGATAGAGTGGCTCGTTAATATTCGCTACGATTTGATTGCTGACTACGTCATATTGGACCTGTGGGTCCAAGGTTTTGGGGTCCTCCGTAAGGGTCTGATACCAGACGACCTTAGGTGAGCCATCCGGGCGTACTCCAGCGGCAGGATAGGGATTGTTGCTGCATCCTGCAAGCAGTACGATGAAGCCCAAAGCTAGGAATCTTTGCGGGAATTTCATGGAGTCGCTCTTCTGACAAGGAGGGAAGGCGCAGTCTGATACAAGCTACGAAGCTGCTCCAGGGTACTGCATTCACATGGGATCAGCAATGGTGCAAGCGAGATAAGGCGTAAGCTGAACGGTTCACTGCTTGAAGCTCTGCTTGGATCTAATGCCTCATGTCCCAAATAACCAAGAAGCCTCCGCTTGGAGGCTTTCAAGACTGCGTGCTTCAGGTATTTATTCCTGCTGCGCGGGAATGGGCTTCCCGGAAGGTGTCAGGGCGGCAGGGGCTTCAGGCGCGAGGGAGTAGCCCCCCACGAGACCGACATAGCTCTCCTCCCCGTGCTCGGCGAGGTCCAGACCTTCCAGTTCAGCTTTCTCATCTGGGCGCAGACCCAGCGTGAATTTGAGCAGCAAGAGCAATACGGCAGTACCGGTAGCAGCCACAAGAACGGTTACGCCTACGGCCAATGCCTGCGTGACGACCTGTCCAGGATTGCCATATAGTAGACCGTCCGCCCCGCCACTATTGACGGTTTTGGTGCAGAAAACTCCAGTCAGGATGGCTCCGGTCATACCCCCCAGACCATGGCAGGAGAAGACATCCAGAGAGTCATCGAAGGAAAACTTCTTCTTGAGCTGCACCGCTGTGAAAGATACGATGGCCCCGATGCCGCCGATGGCAAGGGCACTCAGGGGAGTGACAAAACCAGCCGCAGGGGTGATGGCGACCAGACCGACGACAGCGCCGGTAGCGGCACCCACCGCCGAAGGTTTGGCGAAGAAGCTCTCCAGCAACAGCCACGTGCACAGAGCGGCAGCAGTGGCGATATTAGTGGTCACGAAAGCCAGACTTGCTAGCCCACCGGCACTGACCGCTGACCCGGCGTTAAAGCCAAACCAACCAAACCACAGCAGACCCGCCCCCAATAGGACAAAAGGGACGTTATGAGGGGGCATGGGCGTGGTGGGATAGCCCTTACGTTTGCCAATTATTAGCGCGGCTACCAAAGCCGAAACCCCAGCGGTAATGTGTACTACAGTCCCCCCCGCAAAGTCGAGGGCTCCCAGGCCACGCAGCCAACCCAAGGCCAGAGTGCTCTTCCCATCTGCGCCAGTCACACTCCAGGCGGACCAGACCCAATGGGCAACCGGGTCATAGACAAAAGTAGCCCAGAGGAGGATGAAGACCACATAGGTTTTAAACTTCATGCGCTCGACGATGGCCCCAGAGATCAAAGCCGGGGTGATGATGGCAAACATCATCTGGAAAATCATGAAGGCCAAATGCGGAACCGTCCCCGCATAGTCAGCATTGGGAGCCTGCTCTACGCCTGCTAGTCCCAGCCACGAAAACCCACCTAAAAAAAGACTCCCCGGCGCAAAAGCCAGGGAGTAACCAAGCACGGTCCATTGGATCGCGATCACCCCGAGCGCGACGAAGCTCATCATCAAGGTGTTCAAAGAATTCTTCCCTCTGACCAAGCCACCATAAAAGAAGGCTAGACCAGGAGTCATCAAAAGGACTAATGCCGCAGAAGTCAACAGCCAAGCGGTGTCACCAGTATCGATTTTGGGGGCGTCTTGGGCGAATACCGGCGCGGCGGCTACCCAAAGACCCAGACCCAGTAAGCCAGTTTTCAACGTTTTGTGCATGGTCAAAAGAACACCCAGAGGGCTGAGCCACACGTTAGACAGGTTTGTGTGGAGGTTTTGCTCAAGAGTAAACACCCTGAATGCACTACAGAGTGTATCGAAAAATACATGAATCCAATTTTTGTAACTTTAGACACCAGCCTTCCGTTAGAGGACAAGCGCTTGCCCCAAGCTCCTGAGACCGGGGGCCTGTGGCAAGATGGGGGGTATGCATTTTTACGTGCGCGCCTGCCTCATCCTCGGGCTAAGTCTGGCAACTGCCTGCACTCCTACCCCCCGGTCAGCCCTCGAAAGCGAAGCAACAGCCCTGATGTTGCGCGGGGAGTTTGCCCGTGCGGTCCCGCTGTGGGACCGGGTCCTTACGCAAGACCCGCGCAATGCCGATGCCTACCGCGACCGCGCCAACGCCAAAGTGTATCTCGGGGACTTTCCAGGAGCACTCAAGGACTACGACCAGTCTTTGGCCTTTGCCCCGCGCGTGGCTGCAACCTACCTCAACCGAGGGACTGTCTGGGAAGCCCAAGGCCAATGGGACCGGGCCTTACGCGACTATACACGAGCTTTGGAGCTAGAGCCACGGGCCTACGACGCCTTCAACAATCGCGCCAATGCCTATGCTGGAAAAGGGCAATGGCCGGCAGCTATTGAGGATTTTCGCAGTGCCCTCATCCTCAATCCCCGCTATGATATCGCCCGCGCTAATCTCGCTTTGGCCTACTACCAGACCGGTCAGTATCAGGCGGCCCTCAAAGAGTACGAGGCTGCGCCCCCCGGCTTTCTCAAGTTTGTCGATGCCCAAGCAGGTAAGGCACTCGTCCTGGTCCAGTTGGGTCGGCGTAAAGAGGGCGCTGCCCTCCTCAGGGATGCCCTACGCCAAGACCCCAACTACAGCAACCGCACTTGGCTGACTAAAATCCGGCGCTGGCCGTCCCAGGCGATTGCTGATATGCTCCGAGTTGAGCAATCCCTCAAGCCGTAGCGCTCCTACCCCAACTTTATGATGCAGATAGTCCAGTCGTTGTTCTACTTTCTGGTGGCCGCCATCTGTGAAATTGGTGGAGGGTACCTCCTATGGCAGTGGCTGCGCGGAGGCAAGGCGCTGGGTTGGGCAATTTTGGGGGCTGTGATCTTGGTGTTCTACGGCGTGGTCGCGACCCTGCAACCGGCTAGCGCCAGTTTTGGACGCGTCTATGCCGCCTATGGAGGCGTGTTTATCGTGCTTTCGCTCCTGTGGGGCTGGCAGGTGGACAAGGTGAAGCCCGACCGTTTTGATCTGTTGGGTGCGGGGATCGCGCTCTTGGGTGCCCTGGTTATTATGTATGGGCCAAGGAATTGACAGCGGTATCCCTGCGCTACCACGTCAGGGCCAGAACTGCGGACATATGTTCGAGCATGGCATCCCAGCGCTCTTTACCGAGCCCTTCGATGAGTTGGTTCTGGGTTTGTTCCCAGAGCGGCGCGACTTCAGCGAGCGTTTTTTGGCCTTCAGCCGTCAGTGTGGCATAGCGGGTCCGCCGGTCTTTGCCCGCCACAACCTTGAGCAGCCCTTGCTTCTCCAGAGGACCGAGGTTGCGCGTCAGGGTGGTCCGGTCCATGACTAAGACTTCGGCTAGAGCACTAATGGGTACAAATTCAGCCCGCGAAATTGCGACGAGCACGGATACCTGGGTGATGAGCAAGCCACTGGGTTGCAGGTCTCGGTCGTAGCGTTGGGTCACCGCACGCGTCACCTGACGCAGCCGGGTACAGAAGCAGACCATCGTGTTGGGGTCCGGCACGGAGTCGGATGGAGCCGATACGAAACCTGCGAGGGTCGGTATATCCGCTTTTCTCGGCATATCTTCCTCCTGATGCACCTTGTTTAACCGGAAGCCAGCGCCCGCAAAAGCGGTAGCGAGGGGTTAAAGATGCTCTTCCCAGTGTGCCGTCAATGGGCAATAAGTATACGAATTTTTGGATAGCATTCACAAATTTAATGGGCCGACCCTGCGGATGGGGGTGACATCGACCAGCTTTCTGGACCGATGTGGTTCACCCGGTCGCAGTCCCCCGTGTATGATTTACGGGTACCTGCGCATCCACTCGGTCTTCGCTATGAAAGTTTCTTGTCCTCAGAGCCTGTTTAACCAGCACCTAGGTTTGGTGAGCCGTGCCGTGGCCTCCCGTCCGGTGCAGCCCATCCTCGCTAATATTCTGGTCGAAGCGGGGCTAGGGGAGGAGGGTGGGTATTTGCGTCTGATTGGCTATGACTTGGAATTGGGGATTGTGAGTCAGTTCCCGGCTCATGTCGTGGAGCCGGGGGCTTTGACTTTGCCTTCCCGACTGTTGGGGGATATTGTCTCCAGGCTGCCCAATCTGGATATCGACCTGAGCAGTCAAGATGACGACAGCCCTGATACTTCCTCAGTCCTGACCCTGGAGTGTGGCGCGGGCTCCTACCAGATTCGGGGTCTGGGTGCCCAGGATTTCCCGGCGCTGCCGGAGTTGCCTGAAGACCAAAGTTTGTACCTCTCCACTGACCAGTTTTTGCAGGGCATCAAGACGACCCTCTTCGCCGCTGCCACGGATGAGAGCAAGCAGATCCTGACGGGGGTCCATCTTAAGACTCAAAAAGAGGGGCTGGAATTCGCCACTACGGACGGTCACCGTCTGGCTTTGATGCAGACGCCGGCCAATCCCGGAATCCCTGTCCCGCAACTCGATCTGACCATCCCCGGACGCACCCTGCGTGAGTTGGAGCGGATGCTCGCCAACAGCCCCGCCGATACCCTAGAAGCCCGCTTTGACCGGGGGCAAATCGTCTTTATCATGCCGGACCAGACCCTCACCTCCCGCCTTTTGGAAGGCCAGTACCCGAACTACCCCCTGCTCTTGCCCAAGGACTTCTCCCGCCGGGTGGTAATGCAACGCAAGGAATTTATCTCTGTTCTGGAGCGCATTGCCGTCCTCGCCAGCCAAAAAAACAACATTGTGCGCATGGAACTGACGGCTGACCGGATGGCCCTCTGTGTCGATGCCCCAGACGTGGGTTCCGGGCGCGAGGAACTAGATGTCCAATTGACGGGGGAGGATCTGATCATCGCCTTCAATGTCAAGTACCTGATGGAACCGCTCAAAGTCGTTGACAGCCTCGATGTCCAACTCAACCTCAATGGCCCGCTCAACCCTGCTGTCCTCAAACCTGTGGACGGGAGCGATGCTCAGTTTCTCGTTATGCCCGTCCAGTTGCGCAACTAGTGTTCACGGGGGTCAGGGCTTGGCCCGCTCAGCCATCACCGCATAAAAGGGGTCTTGAGCCGGGACGAACCAGCGGGCGAGCCCGGTTGCAACCGGCGCAACCCGGCGCATAGAGCGGATATTGATGAAGCCCCCACACTGCTCGAAGTAGGCCATAACCAAGGCACAATGCTCCTCGTCCGAACGCTCCCGCCACACTGCCACCGCTTTAGTCGGAAACATGCGGTTGGAGAAGCTCACAATAGCCCTACCTCCCGGCTTGAGCACCCTGCGGACCTCCCCCATCAACACTAACGGACGGGTCACATACTGGATCGAGACGGTATTGAGGACGACATCAAAGGTAGCGTCGGGATAGGGCAGGTAGGGGTCGAGATTGAGATTTTGGACGGTGAAGCGCTCAAGTTGAGGATTGGCGGCAAGCTCAGCAGCATTCAGCCCCAGACCTATCACTTGGCGGACAGGCAAGTCCTCAGGCAGGTGCGAAACCCAACTGCTCATCAAGTCGAGGATCACCGCGTTGGGCGGGATGACTTCTCGGAAAAGTTGCTGGAGGGTCTGAATAAACCCCGCATCAATGTGCTGCACCAGACGAGGGGCTTGATAAAACAGCCGGTCGTCTCCCTCATCTACGCGGGCAAAAGGATCGACCACCATCCCTAAATTCCCTCGATCCCGACTCCTAAAAATTGGGCCAGGGTAGCAGCCTGCTCCTCCAAGACCGAGAGCGTGGGGGGTTGGTCCACCCCGGAGAGGCGTATATCCCCTTTTCCCTTGACCTTGAGATAAATGAGACGGCGGGGGTTGAGGCCATCTTTGAGGATGACTTTGATGCCTAGGACATTGCCCAAGGGGTATTGGAATTGGACCCGGCGGTTCTTGCCTGGGAAGCCAGAACGGTAAATGGTGACCTGTCCTGCTTTTTTGTCGAACTCGTTATAACCCGCTCCGACATTGAGCCCTATGGTCAGCCAGTAGTAGACCGCAAAAAGCGAACCCAGCGTACCATAGGCCATGAGGACTGCGCCTTGCGGGAAGAACTGGAACTGCGCGTTGCCAACCAGATTGGTAAAGGGCAGAAAATTTACCTGTCGCCATATCGACAGGCCCGCCAACAAGAACCCCACCCCGCCGATGGTGAGGGCAAGTGCCGTCAGGTAGGTGCTGAGCCTGCGGGCTCCGTAGACCTGAAAGCGAAGCCGGTTTTCAGTTTGCTGAATTGCTTGAACCATGCACAGAAACGGGTAATCCTATGTCCACATTGTAGGTCCTCTCTCCCTGCAATAAAAATTTTTGGGAGGATGTCAAAGATAGTCGTTCACGTCGCTCATCTGTTTGCTCACCCGAAAAGGCGGGAGGCTTTGGATGAGTTGCTTGCCGTAGCCCTTGCGCGTCAGGCGCGGATCAAGAATGGCGACCACCCCCCGGTCGCGGCGGGTACGGATTAGCCGACCCGCACCCTGCTTGAGTTTGAGGGCGGCGTAGGGCAAAGCCAGTTGGGTAAACCAAGCCCAGGGGTTACCGGATTGGGCTTTGAGCAGTTCGCAGCGAGCATCATAGACAGGGTCGCCGGGGGATTGAAAGGGAATGCGGTCGATGATCACCAAGCGCAATTGAGCACCTTCAACGCTCACCCCTTCCCAAAAACTGGCGGTGGCAAAAAGCACTGGATTTTCGGCGGTGCAGAACCAATCCAGCAATTGGCGGCGGGAAGATTGACCCTGATAGCGGCTGGGAAAGGGCAACTGCGGACTGAGGGCATCGTAGCAGTAGCGCATCGCCGTGGTGCTGGTGAAGAGCACGAAAGCATGCCCCTGTGCCTGGGCGAGTAGTTCTCGGATGACAGGCAGGCATTGCGGTAGATAATCTTGAGCATTGGGCTCAGGCAAGGGCGGGTCAGGTAGGTACAACAGCCCCTGACGGGCAAAATCAAAAGGGCTCTCTAGGGCTAACTCCTGGGCGAAACCGGGCTCCAGACCAATCTGTTTGCGCAGGTAGGCAAAAGCGTCAGAGCCGCCGGTGGTCAGGGTTGCGGACATCCAGACACTGCTCGGGCACTCCGATTCAAAAAACCAAGCCCGCAACTGCCCGGAGCTATCGAGTGGGGCGGCGCAAAGAATGACGCGGGTGGTGTTGGGGCGCGTCTCGTAGTCTACCCATTTCACCCAGAAGGGGTCGGGACTCAGGAGCGTATTGAGCGTCCCACAGTGTGTCAGCAGATTGTCCACCAAACGGTCGCGGCGCATCTGTTTGACCTGGAGTTCTGTGGTCGCAGGACCGGTCAGAGGCAGCGTGCGCAGGTGCTCAGCCAACGCGCCCAAACTCATGTGCAGACTGGTGACCAACCCTGGATCGGCATGGTAGCGGCGCGCGGTGGTCCGTTCCTGGCTCAAAAGACTGAGGAATAAATCGTTGGCGTGGCGCTCCGCCTGGAGGAGCCGCCCTCCGGGATTAAAAAGTTTTTGGATGCGAGCGAAGAGCCGCTGGAGCGCAAAGTTGCTCAGTTGCAGCGTCAAAGAACGCGTGGCAATATCCGAAAACTGGTGCGCCTCGTCGATAATCAGCAGATCATACGGGGGGAGCAATTGTCTACCTGCCGCCAGATCCGCAAGTAAAAAAGCATGGTTGGTGACGAGGATATCAGCCTGGGCCAGTTCCCGACGATTTTGAAAGAAGAAGCATTCTTGATAGAAGGGGCATTGTTCGCGCAGGCAGTCGTCTTTATCCGAGCGGACTTCCTCCCACAGTTCGCTCGGCGGGGTGACCGGGAGTTCTGCGTAATCGCCTGTAGTCGTGGTCTGGAGCCATGCCTGAAATTCAGAACTCGCCGCTTGAGCCAAAAAATATTCTCCCCAACGGCGCTTCGAGAGATAGTGACTCCTCCCTTTGACCAATTGAGCGGTAAAGGAGATGGGCAGGGCTTTTTGTAGGAAGGGAATATCTTTTTGGAGGTACTGCTCCTGAAGGGCAATCGTCGCTGTCGAGACCACTACCCGTTTCTTTGCGAGAATTGCTGGGATCAGCGCTGCAAAAGATTTCCCTGTCCCGGTACCCGCCTCCGCTAGGATCGGCAAACCCTCGGCAAATCCCCGCTCAATCGCCCGTGCCAAGTCAAGTTGAGCCGTGCGGGTTTCATAGTGGCCCAGCGCACCAGCGATATAGGCAAAAGCTTCGTCCAGCGTGGTCATGATTGGTCAACGATAGACAACAGCGGCATAGCGCTAACGTAGCCCTAGGTTTTTCTCGGTTATACGCCGCTTAAGCTAACCTGGAAATGCCGCCCGGTCTACAAACCAGCGCAGGTTTCCCACTGGCTGAACACGCGCCGCCGGATCTGTGCT encodes:
- the dnaN gene encoding DNA polymerase III subunit beta, which codes for MIYGYLRIHSVFAMKVSCPQSLFNQHLGLVSRAVASRPVQPILANILVEAGLGEEGGYLRLIGYDLELGIVSQFPAHVVEPGALTLPSRLLGDIVSRLPNLDIDLSSQDDDSPDTSSVLTLECGAGSYQIRGLGAQDFPALPELPEDQSLYLSTDQFLQGIKTTLFAAATDESKQILTGVHLKTQKEGLEFATTDGHRLALMQTPANPGIPVPQLDLTIPGRTLRELERMLANSPADTLEARFDRGQIVFIMPDQTLTSRLLEGQYPNYPLLLPKDFSRRVVMQRKEFISVLERIAVLASQKNNIVRMELTADRMALCVDAPDVGSGREELDVQLTGEDLIIAFNVKYLMEPLKVVDSLDVQLNLNGPLNPAVLKPVDGSDAQFLVMPVQLRN
- a CDS encoding class I SAM-dependent methyltransferase; this translates as MVVDPFARVDEGDDRLFYQAPRLVQHIDAGFIQTLQQLFREVIPPNAVILDLMSSWVSHLPEDLPVRQVIGLGLNAAELAANPQLERFTVQNLNLDPYLPYPDATFDVVLNTVSIQYVTRPLVLMGEVRRVLKPGGRAIVSFSNRMFPTKAVAVWRERSDEEHCALVMAYFEQCGGFINIRSMRRVAPVATGLARWFVPAQDPFYAVMAERAKP
- a CDS encoding ATP-dependent DNA helicase, whose amino-acid sequence is MTTLDEAFAYIAGALGHYETRTAQLDLARAIERGFAEGLPILAEAGTGTGKSFAALIPAILAKKRVVVSTATIALQEQYLQKDIPFLQKALPISFTAQLVKGRSHYLSKRRWGEYFLAQAASSEFQAWLQTTTTGDYAELPVTPPSELWEEVRSDKDDCLREQCPFYQECFFFQNRRELAQADILVTNHAFLLADLAAGRQLLPPYDLLIIDEAHQFSDIATRSLTLQLSNFALQRLFARIQKLFNPGGRLLQAERHANDLFLSLLSQERTTARRYHADPGLVTSLHMSLGALAEHLRTLPLTGPATTELQVKQMRRDRLVDNLLTHCGTLNTLLSPDPFWVKWVDYETRPNTTRVILCAAPLDSSGQLRAWFFESECPSSVWMSATLTTGGSDAFAYLRKQIGLEPGFAQELALESPFDFARQGLLYLPDPPLPEPNAQDYLPQCLPVIRELLAQAQGHAFVLFTSTTAMRYCYDALSPQLPFPSRYQGQSSRRQLLDWFCTAENPVLFATASFWEGVSVEGAQLRLVIIDRIPFQSPGDPVYDARCELLKAQSGNPWAWFTQLALPYAALKLKQGAGRLIRTRRDRGVVAILDPRLTRKGYGKQLIQSLPPFRVSKQMSDVNDYL
- a CDS encoding YnfA family protein, which produces MQIVQSLFYFLVAAICEIGGGYLLWQWLRGGKALGWAILGAVILVFYGVVATLQPASASFGRVYAAYGGVFIVLSLLWGWQVDKVKPDRFDLLGAGIALLGALVIMYGPRN
- a CDS encoding photosystem I assembly protein Ycf4, whose amino-acid sequence is MVQAIQQTENRLRFQVYGARRLSTYLTALALTIGGVGFLLAGLSIWRQVNFLPFTNLVGNAQFQFFPQGAVLMAYGTLGSLFAVYYWLTIGLNVGAGYNEFDKKAGQVTIYRSGFPGKNRRVQFQYPLGNVLGIKVILKDGLNPRRLIYLKVKGKGDIRLSGVDQPPTLSVLEEQAATLAQFLGVGIEGI
- a CDS encoding ammonium transporter, giving the protein MHKTLKTGLLGLGLWVAAAPVFAQDAPKIDTGDTAWLLTSAALVLLMTPGLAFFYGGLVRGKNSLNTLMMSFVALGVIAIQWTVLGYSLAFAPGSLFLGGFSWLGLAGVEQAPNADYAGTVPHLAFMIFQMMFAIITPALISGAIVERMKFKTYVVFILLWATFVYDPVAHWVWSAWSVTGADGKSTLALGWLRGLGALDFAGGTVVHITAGVSALVAALIIGKRKGYPTTPMPPHNVPFVLLGAGLLWFGWFGFNAGSAVSAGGLASLAFVTTNIATAAALCTWLLLESFFAKPSAVGAATGAVVGLVAITPAAGFVTPLSALAIGGIGAIVSFTAVQLKKKFSFDDSLDVFSCHGLGGMTGAILTGVFCTKTVNSGGADGLLYGNPGQVVTQALAVGVTVLVAATGTAVLLLLLKFTLGLRPDEKAELEGLDLAEHGEESYVGLVGGYSLAPEAPAALTPSGKPIPAQQE
- a CDS encoding tetratricopeptide repeat protein, translating into MHFYVRACLILGLSLATACTPTPRSALESEATALMLRGEFARAVPLWDRVLTQDPRNADAYRDRANAKVYLGDFPGALKDYDQSLAFAPRVAATYLNRGTVWEAQGQWDRALRDYTRALELEPRAYDAFNNRANAYAGKGQWPAAIEDFRSALILNPRYDIARANLALAYYQTGQYQAALKEYEAAPPGFLKFVDAQAGKALVLVQLGRRKEGAALLRDALRQDPNYSNRTWLTKIRRWPSQAIADMLRVEQSLKP
- a CDS encoding MarR family winged helix-turn-helix transcriptional regulator translates to MPRKADIPTLAGFVSAPSDSVPDPNTMVCFCTRLRQVTRAVTQRYDRDLQPSGLLITQVSVLVAISRAEFVPISALAEVLVMDRTTLTRNLGPLEKQGLLKVVAGKDRRTRYATLTAEGQKTLAEVAPLWEQTQNQLIEGLGKERWDAMLEHMSAVLALTW